One genomic segment of Methylocystis sp. SC2 includes these proteins:
- a CDS encoding microcin C ABC transporter permease YejB, with protein MGAYIARRVLLMIPTILGIMLISFVIVQFAPGGPVERIIAQLQGFDVGATGRFSGGGGDVGQGGASQTGTMAAETASKYRGAQGLDPKFIAELEKQFGFDKPAWERFLLMVKNYAMFDFGRSYFRDESVLKLIGEKLPVSISLGLWMTLLSYSISIPLGIAKAVRDGTKFDMWTSNAIIVGYAIPSFLFAMLLIVLFAGGSFWQIFPLRGLISDDFWQLSLFDKVKDYLWHIILPVSAMTLGAFATQTFLTKNSFLDEIRKQYVQTARMKGLTERRVLYGHVFRNAMLIVIAGFPGAFVHAFLTGSVLIETIFSLDGLGYLSFESIVNRDYPVVFANLYIFALLGLVVNLISDLTYTWIDPRIDFETREV; from the coding sequence ATGGGAGCCTATATCGCCCGCCGCGTGCTGCTGATGATCCCGACGATCCTTGGCATCATGCTTATCTCTTTCGTCATCGTGCAGTTCGCGCCGGGCGGTCCTGTGGAGCGCATCATCGCGCAACTGCAGGGCTTCGACGTCGGCGCGACCGGACGCTTTTCCGGCGGGGGCGGCGACGTCGGACAGGGCGGCGCAAGCCAGACCGGAACGATGGCCGCCGAAACCGCCTCGAAATATCGCGGCGCGCAGGGGCTCGACCCGAAATTCATCGCGGAGCTCGAAAAGCAGTTCGGCTTCGACAAGCCGGCGTGGGAGCGATTCCTGCTGATGGTGAAGAATTATGCGATGTTCGATTTCGGGCGCAGCTATTTTCGCGACGAGAGCGTCCTCAAGCTGATCGGGGAGAAGCTTCCCGTCTCGATTTCGCTCGGCCTCTGGATGACGCTTCTCTCCTATTCGATTTCAATTCCGCTCGGCATCGCCAAAGCGGTGCGCGATGGAACGAAATTCGACATGTGGACGTCCAACGCCATCATCGTCGGCTACGCCATTCCGAGTTTTCTTTTTGCGATGCTGCTGATCGTGCTCTTCGCTGGCGGCTCCTTCTGGCAGATCTTCCCGTTGCGCGGCCTGATCTCGGACGATTTCTGGCAGCTGTCGCTGTTCGACAAGGTGAAGGACTATCTCTGGCACATCATACTGCCCGTCTCCGCGATGACGCTGGGGGCCTTCGCGACGCAGACCTTTCTGACAAAGAACTCTTTTCTCGACGAGATCCGCAAGCAATATGTGCAGACGGCGCGCATGAAGGGACTGACGGAGCGGCGCGTGCTCTATGGACATGTGTTTCGCAACGCGATGCTGATCGTCATCGCCGGCTTTCCCGGCGCCTTCGTGCATGCCTTTCTCACCGGCTCGGTGCTGATCGAGACGATCTTTTCGCTTGATGGACTGGGCTATTTGTCTTTCGAGAGCATCGTCAATCGCGACTATCCGGTCGTCTTCGCCAACCTCTACATCTTCGCGCTTCTCGGACTTGTGGTGAATCTCATTTCCGATCTCACCTATACCTGGATCGATCCGCGCATCGATTTCGAAACGCGCGAGGTATGA